The sequence TTGCTGATCGTAACGCCGTTGTAGATCCGCGAGCGCCGCGGTGTCTAGCGTTGCTGCCGCGAACAGTTTTTCCAGCAACCGGAAATACTCGTCTTGCGATCGAGCGGGGCTGAACGTGATCAGCACCCGGGCGCGCTGCGGGCCATGATTCGTGAAGCCGTGATGGACGCCGCGCGGGACAAAGGCCACCGAACCGGCCGGGCGTGTGAATAAATCGCCGGCCAGGTTGAATTCGACCTCTCCTTCGACAACGCACAGCGTCTCGTCCATCGTGTGGTGGACGTGATAGTCGACCGTGGCCGGGCCGATCGTCAGGTCGTACAGTTCGAAGGCCTGCGCTGATTCGTCGCCGTGTATCCGGGTGACAATATGAAACGGGCCTGCGTCAAACGTTTCGCCTTCGTTGGGTTCCAGGGCGAATGCGGTGCGCGGCATGGCGGATCTCCTGGATGTGAGGAGCGGAAGCGTCGCGGAACTGCAGATGCATTGCTTTCGCTTACTACGGGAAGCATACCTCACGCCCGCCGCCGCCGGCGGATGTGGCCAGCGACGAACGGATTTG comes from Pirellulales bacterium and encodes:
- a CDS encoding cupin domain-containing protein, with translation MPRTAFALEPNEGETFDAGPFHIVTRIHGDESAQAFELYDLTIGPATVDYHVHHTMDETLCVVEGEVEFNLAGDLFTRPAGSVAFVPRGVHHGFTNHGPQRARVLITFSPARSQDEYFRLLEKLFAAATLDTAALADLQRRYDQQLVAAEACHA